Within the Thermus islandicus DSM 21543 genome, the region AAGGTAGGGGTTGGGGAGCTGCCGCAAGAGCCCCGCCAGTTCCCCAAGGGCCCTACTGGCCTGGTCAAGAAGGAGAACGAGGCGCTGGCTCCATTCCAACCGAGGAGGCAATGGATCTGGCAGAAAGGCGTACAGGCCCCGGCCAATGGCCATAAGCTTCCCCGGGGCCTGGGGGGCGAAGTCCTCCGGGCGCACGGGCCTTATGATACTAGTTCCCCCCTCTTGTATCACAAGACTCGGCATGTGCTACTTCCGTATCACAAAAAGCGGCGGCAGGAGGCTATCGGCCTCAGCCGACAGAGGAACGCCGCCTCGCCGCCTCCTTGTGGCTCTTCGTGCGGCAAGGAGCCTTCTACCTGGCGGTGGTCTGCGAGGTGGACGAGCCCGAAGCCTTGGAGCCGTGCGGCGTGCTGGGCGTAAACCTGGGCCAGACCAACCTGGCCACCGACAGTACCGGCGAGAGGTTCTCTGGGGAGGCTCTGCAGCGGGTCCGCCTGCGCTACGCCAGGCTCGGGCAGCGCCTTCAGAAGCGAGGCACCCAGTCGGCAAGGCGGCACCTGCGCAAGCTCGCCCGCAAGCAGCGCCGCTTCGCCCAGACGACGAACCACACCCTCGCCAAGGGCTTGGTGGAGAAGGCCCAAAGGCACCGCGCCGCCCTCGCCCTTAAAGACCTCAAGGGCCTCCGGGCGCGGACAACGGTTGGGCAGGCTCGGAGACTTCGCCACCACGCTTGGCCCTACGCGCAGCTCCGGTCCTTCGTCGCCTACAAGGCCGCCCTTGCGGGGGTACCCGTCTCCCCAGAGGGACCTGGTTAGCCGAAGCGCACCTTTCTGCACGCCGACCCCCCACCAGGATGAGGGTCTCGGCCTACCCCCCACCTCTCCCACGATCCGTTCAGGATGGGCTTGAGGGGCGAGAGGTCTCGCGGTACCTCGCGCCCAAGGAGAGGAAGGAAGGCGCCTACTTTCAGGACCCGCCAGGGATGGGCGCCGAAAGCGCTCCTTCCGTCGGTAGACCCCTTCCGGCTCCCTGGCGAGCCCCGAAAGCTCAAAAGAAGGGAAAGAGCGGCCTTGGCTTTCCCGATTTCTCGGGAAAGCCTCCGCCTGAGGTAGGGGTTCCCCTCCGCCCTCTTGAGCTTCTCTAGCTCCTGGAGGCGGTCTTGGTAGAACCCCTCGGCGTGGGCGAGGAAGGATTCGTCTTGGAGGAGGGCCTCGTAGCCCTTGGGAAGCCTCTCCTCGTACCCCAGAGCCCTCCTCCCGATCACGAGGGCGGCGGCGATGTCCTTGGAGAGGGAAAGCAGAGGGGCGTACTTGAGCATCCCTATCGTGGAGGTGTCCTGGGGGTTCACCTCTAGGACCTCCACGCCCCGCTTACGGGCAAGGGCGTGGATCTTCTCCAGGAGGGAGCGGTAGGCGAAGCGGTGCTGCTTCTTGCGGAAGTTCCGCCCCGAGCCGTCGCCTCTTTTTGACTTCCTGAGGTATTTGAGCCTCTCCGTGGCGAGGGCCACCCCGTGCTCCTCCGCCAGGGCCACCACCTGATGAGCGATTTTCCAGAGGAAGAGTTCCTTAGCTCCCTTGTTGGGGGCGGCGTCTACTTCCTCCAGGGAAAGGGTGAGGTGGTACTTGAGGTTCCCGTCGGGAGAGACCACGGCGAGGGCCAGGTGGTAGGGGTCGCTGTTCACGTCTATCCCCAGGACCCCGTTCGCTCTGGTGTGGACGGGAGGGGGAGGGACGTCGGGCCAGGAGAAGTGGGCGTAGAGC harbors:
- a CDS encoding IS200/IS605 family accessory protein TnpB-related protein, yielding MRQGAFYLAVVCEVDEPEALEPCGVLGVNLGQTNLATDSTGERFSGEALQRVRLRYARLGQRLQKRGTQSARRHLRKLARKQRRFAQTTNHTLAKGLVEKAQRHRAALALKDLKGLRARTTVGQARRLRHHAWPYAQLRSFVAYKAALAGVPVSPEGPG
- a CDS encoding IS200/IS605 family accessory protein TnpB-related protein, whose product is KHLSGKPLEALKRRWKEKRQGLLYSRGDKSREGNLNLRVEVRDGALWLRVNLGVGGEEKKPYAYALVKTSHPQLKALLGRVYSSSPYNAELTLKEGKLYAHFSWPDVPPPPVHTRANGVLGIDVNSDPYHLALAVVSPDGNLKYHLTLSLEEVDAAPNKGAKELFLWKIAHQVVALAEEHGVALATERLKYLRKSKRGDGSGRNFRKKQHRFAYRSLLEKIHALARKRGVEVLEVNPQDTSTIGMLKYAPLLSLSKDIAAALVIGRRALGYEERLPKGYEALLQDESFLAHAEGFYQDRLQELEKLKRAEGNPYLRRRLSREIGKAKAALSLLLSFRGSPGSRKGSTDGRSAFGAHPWRVLKVGAFLPLLGREVPRDLSPLKPILNGSWERWGVGRDPHPGGGSACRKVRFG